The Caloranaerobacter sp. TR13 genome segment AAGGCAGGCGATATATCTTACACAAAAAATGGTTTCCCTAAATTCAAACTAATAATTAATAATTCTGAAGAATACAACGTAACTCTTAAAGTAATGGGAATACATAATGTATATAATGCTTTAGCTTCTATTGCGACAGCTCATAACCTTAATATTCCTATTAGTACCATAATAGAAGCTATCGAAAGCTATACAGGAACTCATAGAAGATTTGAAATGAAAGGTATTATAAATGGAGTTAGAATAATAGATGATTACGCACATCATCCAACTGAAATAAAAGCAACTCTTAATGCAGCAAAAAAACTTCCGCACAATAAGATATGGTGTGTATTCCAACCTCATACTTATACGAGAACTAAGGCTTTATTAAATGAGTTTAGTGAATCTTTTCATAATGCCGATACTATAATAGTAACTGATATATATGCTGCGAGAGAGAAAGATACAGGTCTTGTTCACTCAAAAGATTTAGTAAATTTACTTATAAGTAAAGGTATGAAATCTTTATATATTGATAACTTTACAGATGTTGTTGATTACTTGTCAAAACAAATTAGTCAAGGCGATATTATTCTTACCGTTGGAGCAGGAGATATATATAAGGTAGGAGAGATGTTATTAGATAATAGTCGATAATTGATAGTCAATGGTCGTAGTCGATAGATTAATAACTACTAACTAATAACTATCAATTTTTTAATTTAATAATGTTTAATTTTAAGAAATTTGGTTATAAATATAAATACTTAGTCCCCCACTCCCCCCATCAAAAATGGGTTCCCGAATTCATTTTGGGAACCCATTTACATAGTTAATTTTCAGTTTCAATATTTACATTGTACAATTTCATCATCAATTCTTTAATCTGTTTTGAATCATATGCAAAGTAAGATACTCTTTTCCCATCTATACTTTTATATATTGCCCTACCAGGAAGTGTAGTCATTGAAATATCTTCCGTTTTTATTCCTATTGCCTTACTTACATACAACAAAGTGTCAGTTAAACTCATATCTGTTTTAATATATTTAAAACAAGTTTGAGCTACAACTGGCAATCTAAAGCTTAAAGCTTTTTTTACAGCCGATTTAATAAATTGCTGCTGAGCTCTTATTCTGCCTAAATCCCCATCAGGATAACCTACTGTATTATCGTTATTATGCCTAAATCTCAAAAATTGAATAGCCTTCTCTCCATTTAATATCTGTCTTCCTTTTTTCAAGTTTATATGAAGAGGAGGTTTAGCAGTAGGATCATCATAAACCATATCAAAAGGGATATTTACCTCTACACCACCTAGAGAATCAACTATTCTCTCTACTCCCGAATAAGTTACTTTTACATAATGATGTATTGGAACTCCACCAAGCACAGCTTCTACCGCTTTCATTGTCCCTTTTACTCCTGCATCTCCATAAACAGCATTAATTTTTCTTTTATCAGCTTCTTCATAACCTAATCTGTAAAAATAAGTATCTCTAGGTATTGATATTAAATCTACTTTTTTTGTAACAGGGTCAAAGCTAGCAAATATTATAGTATCTGTTCTTGGTCCTTCTAATCCTAAAAGCAATATATTTATCCTTTTACTTTCTTGTATAGCTTTTTTAAATGGATCTAAAACTTTAGAATTATCGTTTGATGAATCACTATTATCCCCTGTTTCATTGTTGTCAACATGTTTTATATCCTCTTGAGTTGCTGCATTTGCATCATAAAATTTCATAAATGTAAATACACCTGCACCTATTGCTAAAACAAAGCAAAAAAACGCAATAGTAAATACCTTAAGAAACTGTTTCATTTATCTTCACCTTCCTAAACAATATGCTAGTTTACTGCTGCATACATGCAAAAGAACCTATTATTATTATAACACATTATTAATAATATTAAGTTACACTTAAGTTACAGATATTTGAATTACTAAATGATTATAGCATTAAACTTGTTTTTTTTCAAACTTAAATAGGGTGAGCGTTTAGCTCACCCTTATCTTTCAACAATAACTGCTGTTCCCTGACCTCCACCAATACATAGAGTTGCAAGTCCATATTTTGATTCTCTTCTTATCATCTCATAAATCAAAGTTATAAGAATTCTTGCTCCTGAAGCTCCTATTGGATGTCCTAAAGCTATAGCACCACCATTTACATTAACCTTTTCTGGATCTAATCCTAAATCTCTCATAACAGCTATTGATTGTACTGCGAATGCCTCATTAGCTTCAATTAAATCTAAATCTTCAACTTTTAACCCGGCTCTTTCCAATGCCTTTTTAGTGGCTGGAACTGGACCATATCCCATAATCTTTGGATCTAATGCTGCTGAAGCATATGATTTAATAGTAACTAAAGGCTTTATCCCTAATTCTTCTGCTTTT includes the following:
- a CDS encoding LCP family protein; protein product: MKQFLKVFTIAFFCFVLAIGAGVFTFMKFYDANAATQEDIKHVDNNETGDNSDSSNDNSKVLDPFKKAIQESKRINILLLGLEGPRTDTIIFASFDPVTKKVDLISIPRDTYFYRLGYEEADKRKINAVYGDAGVKGTMKAVEAVLGGVPIHHYVKVTYSGVERIVDSLGGVEVNIPFDMVYDDPTAKPPLHINLKKGRQILNGEKAIQFLRFRHNNDNTVGYPDGDLGRIRAQQQFIKSAVKKALSFRLPVVAQTCFKYIKTDMSLTDTLLYVSKAIGIKTEDISMTTLPGRAIYKSIDGKRVSYFAYDSKQIKELMMKLYNVNIETEN